The following are encoded in a window of Carassius auratus strain Wakin chromosome 6, ASM336829v1, whole genome shotgun sequence genomic DNA:
- the LOC113095523 gene encoding green-sensitive opsin-1, whose amino-acid sequence MNGTEGKNFYVPMSNRTGLVRSPFEYPQYYLAEPWQFKILALYLFFLMSMGLPINGLTLVVTAQHKKLRQPLNFILVNLAVAGTIMVCFGFTVTFYTAINGYFVLGPTGCAVEGFMATLGGEVALWSLVVLAIERYIVVCKPMGSFKFSSSHAFAGIAFTWVMALACAAPPLFGWSRYIPEGMQCSCGPDYYTLNPDYNNESYVIYMFVCHFILPVAVIFFTYGRLVCTVKAAAAQQQDSASTQKAEREVTKMVILMVFGFLIAWTPYATVAAWIFFNKGADFSAKFMAIPAFFSKSSALYNPVIYVLLNKQFRNCMLTTIFCGKNPLGDDESSTVSTSKTEVSSVSPA is encoded by the exons ATGAACGGCACTGAGGGAAAAAACTTCTACGTCCCCATGTCCAACAGGACCGGGCTAGTGAGGAGTCCTTTTGAGTATCCGCAGTATTATCTAGCTGAACCGTGGCAGTTTAAAATTCTTGCCCTCTACCTTTTCTTCCTCATGTCCATGGGTCTACCCATCAATGGCCTTACATTGGTGGTTACAGCTCAACACAAAAAGCTCAGGCAACCTCTCAACTTCATTTTGGTCAACCTGGCTGTGGCTGGTACAATCATGGTTTGTTTCGGATTCACAGTCACTTTCTACACAGCAATTAATGGCTACTTTGTTCTGGGACCAACTGGCTGTGCGGTTGAAGGCTTCATGGCCACGCTTGGAG GTGAAGTTGCCCTTTGGTCACTTGTGGTGCTGGCCATCGAAAGATACATTGTGGTTTGCAAACCAATGGGTAGTTTCAAATTCTCTTCCAGCCATGCTTTTGCAGGAATTGCATTTACATGGGTAATGGCATTGGCGTGTGCAGCTCCCCCTTTGTTTGGATGGTCCAG ATATATCCCTGAGGGAATGCAGTGCTCATGTGGACCAGACTACTACACCCTGAATCCTGACTACAACAATGAATCATATGTCATCTACATGTTCGTTTGCCATTTTATATTGCCAGTCGCTGTAATCTTCTTCACCTATGGACGGCTTGTGTGCACTGTCAAAGCG GCTGCAGCTCAACAGCAGGACTCAGCATCCACCCAGAAAGCTGAAAGGGAAGTGACAAAAATGGTCATCCTGATGGTTTTCGGCTTCCTGATAGCTTGGACCCCTTATGCCACTGTTGCTGCCTGGATATTCTTTAATAAGGGAGCAGATTTCAGTGCAAAGTTCATGGCTATACCTGCCTTCTTCTCAAAGAGCTCAGCCTTATATAACCCTGTTATCTATGTGCTGCTAAACAAACAG TTCCGTAACTGCATGCTGACCACTATTTTCTGTGGAAAGAACCCTCTTGGTGATGATGAGTCCTCAACTGTGTCCACCAGCAAGACGGAGGTGTCCTCTGTATCTCCAGCATAG
- the LOC113095539 gene encoding synaptoporin-like isoform X1: protein MCMVIFAPLFAVLAFATCGGYSGQIMVKVECLNKTQSNISISFNYPFRLQQVHFSAPLCEGTRKETLFLEGDNASSAQFFVTVSVLAFLYSLLATVVYFFYQNKYREKNRGPVVDFLVTLVFSSLWLVSSIAWAKTLSGVKTATDVHQILLSMSACRAHENLCEVLQEPIWTNLNMSVAFGFLNFFLWAGNIWFAYKETGLHKSTKRHPSRTPSEKRDSFRQYSQTSFDQSVAGFGQRLYNQGSFDLSSGGFSLPQTNLGQPMLYRQVGSPTSRGPLIFVNEM, encoded by the exons ATGTGTATGGTCATATTTGCTCCG CTTTTTGCTGTTTTAGCATTTGCAACATGTGGGGGATATTCTGGCCAGATAATGGTTAAAGTAGAATGTTTGAACAAAACCCAAAGCAACATCAGCATCAGCTTCAATTACCCATTCCG ACTCCAACAGGTACACTTCAGTGCTCCTCTGTGTGAAGGAACCAGGAAAGAGACTCTCTTTCTCGAGGGGGATAATGCTTCATCTGCACAGTTCTTCGTCACTGTGTCGGTCCTGGCTTTTCTCTATTCCCTTTTGGCCACAGTTGTTTACTTCTTCTACCAGAACAAATACAGAGAGAAGAACAGAGGTCCAGTAGTT GATTTCTTGGTGACTTTAGTGTTCTCTAGCCTGTGGCTGGTAAGCTCGATTGCCTGGGCTAAAACTCTGTCTGGGGTGAAGACAGCCACTGATGTGCATCAAATCCTACTGTCAATGTCTGCTTGCAGAGCCCATGAGAACTTATGTGAGGTCTTGCAGGAGCCCATCTGGACGAATCTCAACATGTCTGTG GCCTTTGGTTTTTTGAACTTCTTCCTTTGGGCTGGTAATATCTGGTTTGCCTACAAAGAGACAGGTTTGCATAAGTCCACTAAGCGTCATCCTTCCAGAACTCCCTCTGAGAAACGCGACAGCTTCAGGCAGTACAGTCAAACCAGTTTTGATCAATCTGTAGCTGGTTTTGGCCAGAGGCTCTATAATCAAGGGAGTTTTGACTTGTCAAGCGGAGGCTTCAGCCTACCCCAAACCAATCTAGGACAGCCGATGCTTTACCGACAAGTGGGGAGTCCCACATCCAGAGGCCCTCTCATATTTGTTAATGagatgtga
- the LOC113095539 gene encoding synaptoporin-like isoform X2 — protein sequence MVKVECLNKTQSNISISFNYPFRLQQVHFSAPLCEGTRKETLFLEGDNASSAQFFVTVSVLAFLYSLLATVVYFFYQNKYREKNRGPVVDFLVTLVFSSLWLVSSIAWAKTLSGVKTATDVHQILLSMSACRAHENLCEVLQEPIWTNLNMSVAFGFLNFFLWAGNIWFAYKETGLHKSTKRHPSRTPSEKRDSFRQYSQTSFDQSVAGFGQRLYNQGSFDLSSGGFSLPQTNLGQPMLYRQVGSPTSRGPLIFVNEM from the exons ATGGTTAAAGTAGAATGTTTGAACAAAACCCAAAGCAACATCAGCATCAGCTTCAATTACCCATTCCG ACTCCAACAGGTACACTTCAGTGCTCCTCTGTGTGAAGGAACCAGGAAAGAGACTCTCTTTCTCGAGGGGGATAATGCTTCATCTGCACAGTTCTTCGTCACTGTGTCGGTCCTGGCTTTTCTCTATTCCCTTTTGGCCACAGTTGTTTACTTCTTCTACCAGAACAAATACAGAGAGAAGAACAGAGGTCCAGTAGTT GATTTCTTGGTGACTTTAGTGTTCTCTAGCCTGTGGCTGGTAAGCTCGATTGCCTGGGCTAAAACTCTGTCTGGGGTGAAGACAGCCACTGATGTGCATCAAATCCTACTGTCAATGTCTGCTTGCAGAGCCCATGAGAACTTATGTGAGGTCTTGCAGGAGCCCATCTGGACGAATCTCAACATGTCTGTG GCCTTTGGTTTTTTGAACTTCTTCCTTTGGGCTGGTAATATCTGGTTTGCCTACAAAGAGACAGGTTTGCATAAGTCCACTAAGCGTCATCCTTCCAGAACTCCCTCTGAGAAACGCGACAGCTTCAGGCAGTACAGTCAAACCAGTTTTGATCAATCTGTAGCTGGTTTTGGCCAGAGGCTCTATAATCAAGGGAGTTTTGACTTGTCAAGCGGAGGCTTCAGCCTACCCCAAACCAATCTAGGACAGCCGATGCTTTACCGACAAGTGGGGAGTCCCACATCCAGAGGCCCTCTCATATTTGTTAATGagatgtga